From the Cyclopterus lumpus isolate fCycLum1 chromosome 25, fCycLum1.pri, whole genome shotgun sequence genome, the window gggctacacgagtgggtaacaccggctacacgagtgggtaacaccggctacacgagtgggtaacaccggctacacgagtgggtaacaccggctacacgagtgggtaacaccgggctacacgagtgggtaacaccggctacacgagtgggtaacaccggGCTGTAACACCggctacacgagtgggtaacaccgggctacacgagtgggtaacaccgggctacacgagtgggtaacaccggctacacgagtgggtaacaccggGCTGTAACACCggctacacgagtgggtaacaccgggctacacgagtgggtaacaccgggctacacgagtgggtaacaccgggctacacgagtgggtaacaccgggctacacgagtgggtaacaccggctacacgagtgggtaacaccggctacacgagtgggtaacaccgggctacacgagtgggtaacaccggctacacgagtgggtaacaccgggctacacgagtgggtaacaccggctacacgagtgggtaacaccgggctacacgagtgggtaacaccggctacacgagtgggtaacaccgggctacacgagtgggtaacaccggctacacgagtgggtaacaccggctacacgagtgggtaacaccggGCTGTAACACCggctacacgagtgggtaacaccggctacacgagtgggtaacaccggctacacgagtgggtaacaccggctacacgagtgggtaaccccgggctacacgagtgggtaacaccgggctacacgagtgggtaaccccgggctacacgagtgggtaacaccgggctacacgagtgggtaacaccggGCTGTAACACCGACTACACGAGTGGGTAATAATAGGATTCTGAAACGTGAGATTctgtttaatacttttttctGTACTTTTGTATTCTCGTCTGACAAACCTTGTGacattgctacttttactaaaAGAAGTAAAAGATCTCCCTACATGTGGCTCAGGTAGTCCACCCACTCATGTTCTTTATCTGTTCATCAGGTGTAGGTGCGACGGCACCCACACACTTTTCCCCAGAGTGCCATGACACAGACGAGGCACTTCCCCACCAACATAACCCGACTGAGGAACCTTCCTGGGAGGCcggaagaggagctggagaccAGCCCTTTGGATGCCTCACCTCCCTGGTTAAAGAGGAATCTTCTGACTTGGAGACGGACGTTAAATGGGAAGAGTGTGAGAGGAGTTTGCTGGATCAACATGGAGCTGAATATCTGCATGAGGAAACACCTGCAAAAGAAGGTACAATGCCGTCATCTAAAGAGCATTGATGAATAACTTCAACCTCTCTGGTGTGCCTGCAAAGCAAAATCACAGatgatagaaaaaaagaaggggaaaaacgTGATGAACAAAATCTGAATCAGTTGATTCTGAAATGAATGGGCAAAGGTTGGGAAATAACAGGTGGTACAACCTCCCTCCCACGCAGCTACAGGTTTTAATCATCTCTGTCCCTGCTCGGGCATCAAGGCCCCCTTGTTGTTTAGCCATGGAGGATGACCTTCAAGAAGCGGTTGAAAGTATGAAGCCTATCCAGATAGATGAGGCGTTCTCAAACCCGTTTAGACAAGGAAGCTTCCTGCACACGTCAAAAGCAAGTCAAGGCCCAAAACACAATATGAGTATGTTGTCATCAGTGGCATTGTTGGGCTATGAAAACATATCGCTCTTCCGAATTGATTGATGTGTCCGCCGGTCACCAGCTTGCATTGTATCATATTGAAACAAAGGGcctgtaataataatagaagtGACATCTATGCATTTCGGTGCTTCTTAGGTGTCCTCTCCGCTCACAGCGACGCCGGCCACtcagacatggaggaggattTCCTAAGCTCACCCCAAACCCTTCAGGAAACCCGGCGGGTCACCACGAGGCGAAGCAGACCCTCCGCTTCTCGAAGCCCCGTCTCCTCTCCGTCTGATGGCGAGAGCTCCAGTTCCTTGAGACAACTGGGCAATGACTGGCACCACCATTTTCAAGTCTCTTGGAACATGCTGCCAACTGCGTTAAGGAAGAAATTAGACAACCAGGAGCGGCCAACGGccaaggaaaggaggggagtgATTCGCATCATTGCAGCTGAAATCCTCTTCGTTTGCCAAAACCCGTCAAAGAAGCACCTCGAGGAAGTTGCACGGAAGATGGTCCTCGCGTATCCAAAGTCGTTCAAGGACATAATGGAGGACGAAGTCGTTGGAAGTGGATATGATTCTGTAACGAAACAACTTCAGTGCAGAGTTGATAACTGCAAACGAAAGAAGACGCTGTGTCAGCAGAAAAGCACTTCGGGGGACGGCAGCAATGGGGCGAAAAATCCGAAGCGACAGAGGGCCTCCTACGGCTGCATTCAGTGGGAATCTGGGCCCGTGAATGTGGAAGcccagatgaagaagaaaagacgcATGCAAATAATGTTCCTGGAAAATGAGGGCAATGAAAAAAGAGTCGAGCAGTTGATGTCGGACACTTTCGTATCTCAGAGAAACGACATACGGGCCGACAAGGACACGCGTGCCCTTAAGGAGGAGTGGCCCTACCTCTTCTCCCTGGTCGGCATTAAGGCGCACTTCAGGCTTCTAACTGGTGTCGACGTCGACGAGAGATTCGAGGAGGCCATGGCCACAAAATTTGCCAGAGTCCTCGACTATTTTCGGTCGCGCAGAGCTGCAAGACGGAGGGCAGACATCCCAGCTGCCGGTGGGCCCTGTGGGGCGGTGTTAATGCTGCTCTCCCACTTCAAAGAGGATTTTGAGAGGATGTTCCACGTGTGGGACAGAACCTGCATCGCCGATGCGGTTCGGACAGAGCGCCTGCCACACACACCGTGCGTTGTTGCATGCGGTAAGTGAGAGGCGATGGAGAGTGCGTGCGCCCTTCACGCACATagatacctttttttaaatgttgaattgAACTGTTTAACAGGAGCGAGTCCGATGTCTGCAGCAGCTTTCATGCTGGCAGTGGACCGGGAGGTGATCATAGAAGACGTGGCGAGCTTCACCGACGCACTGGTCGGCATGTTCGCCTGCTACTACGTCTTCAACCTGCGGTACCCAGCGGAGCTCGGGGCCACGATGGAGTTTCTTCAAAGGTGGATTCATTCTCTTCTGATTGGGGATGTTTttggtggttgttttgtctcaggCTTGCTTTTGTATTCAGACTTAATGCATCAAACTTTGAATAGGAAAAGAGGAGATTATATCAtaatttgatgtgtgtgtggaagaagaATAGATTTTCTTTAAGCGCATACACCTCTGGAGGTtgaaaagtatttattgaaactgttgttgttgttagtgcTGATGTACGAGCTGCTCTCTAGACACCCAAGTACAGACTGATTATATATCTGAAT encodes:
- the LOC117728308 gene encoding uncharacterized protein LOC117728308 isoform X1; amino-acid sequence: MRTGHRGRHLSELAPSWHDEDEAVAAENALRAAITTAVDALCGACSRRVRECQSTVADRDREIARLEGELEKSEVRWLSLQLGCGPTEGEPPAPGTSEERGPRHGEHGSSWDDGSVGATAPTHFSPECHDTDEALPHQHNPTEEPSWEAGRGAGDQPFGCLTSLVKEESSDLETDVKWEECERSLLDQHGAEYLHEETPAKEGVLSAHSDAGHSDMEEDFLSSPQTLQETRRVTTRRSRPSASRSPVSSPSDGESSSSLRQLGNDWHHHFQVSWNMLPTALRKKLDNQERPTAKERRGVIRIIAAEILFVCQNPSKKHLEEVARKMVLAYPKSFKDIMEDEVVGSGYDSVTKQLQCRVDNCKRKKTLCQQKSTSGDGSNGAKNPKRQRASYGCIQWESGPVNVEAQMKKKRRMQIMFLENEGNEKRVEQLMSDTFVSQRNDIRADKDTRALKEEWPYLFSLVGIKAHFRLLTGVDVDERFEEAMATKFARVLDYFRSRRAARRRADIPAAGGPCGAVLMLLSHFKEDFERMFHVWDRTCIADAVRTERLPHTPCVVACGASPMSAAAFMLAVDREVIIEDVASFTDALVGMFACYYVFNLRYPAELGATMEFLQRCIFKINPDKGSKVERREKKKSNVVNPKVLTLITRISEFEWSA
- the LOC117728308 gene encoding uncharacterized protein LOC117728308 isoform X2, whose translation is MTEVSVGATAPTHFSPECHDTDEALPHQHNPTEEPSWEAGRGAGDQPFGCLTSLVKEESSDLETDVKWEECERSLLDQHGAEYLHEETPAKEGVLSAHSDAGHSDMEEDFLSSPQTLQETRRVTTRRSRPSASRSPVSSPSDGESSSSLRQLGNDWHHHFQVSWNMLPTALRKKLDNQERPTAKERRGVIRIIAAEILFVCQNPSKKHLEEVARKMVLAYPKSFKDIMEDEVVGSGYDSVTKQLQCRVDNCKRKKTLCQQKSTSGDGSNGAKNPKRQRASYGCIQWESGPVNVEAQMKKKRRMQIMFLENEGNEKRVEQLMSDTFVSQRNDIRADKDTRALKEEWPYLFSLVGIKAHFRLLTGVDVDERFEEAMATKFARVLDYFRSRRAARRRADIPAAGGPCGAVLMLLSHFKEDFERMFHVWDRTCIADAVRTERLPHTPCVVACGASPMSAAAFMLAVDREVIIEDVASFTDALVGMFACYYVFNLRYPAELGATMEFLQRCIFKINPDKGSKVERREKKKSNVVNPKVLTLITRISEFEWSA